A stretch of Amycolatopsis balhimycina FH 1894 DNA encodes these proteins:
- a CDS encoding ATP-binding cassette domain-containing protein: MRLYQSKELLSVRSIGKTYGSVIALRDVSTVVNAGEVTCVLGDNGAGKSTLIKILAGVHQHDRGEFLVEGEPVRFASPREALDRGIATVYQDLAVVPLMSVWRNFFLGSEPTTGFGPFKMLDRKKGRETTKKALSDMGIDLRDVEQPVGTLSGGERQCVAIARAVYFGAKVLILDEPTAALGVKQAGVVLKYVAQARDRGLGVVLITHNPHHAYPVADRFLLLKRGAALGHYEKSDIDINELTRQMAGGAELEALEHELRQVEKA, translated from the coding sequence ATGAGGCTGTATCAATCTAAAGAGCTTCTCTCAGTCCGCTCCATCGGGAAGACGTACGGCAGCGTGATCGCGCTGCGCGATGTGTCCACTGTGGTCAACGCGGGCGAGGTGACCTGCGTGCTCGGCGACAACGGCGCCGGGAAGTCCACGCTGATCAAGATCCTGGCCGGCGTGCACCAGCACGACCGGGGCGAGTTCCTCGTGGAGGGCGAGCCGGTGCGGTTCGCCTCGCCCCGCGAGGCCCTGGACCGCGGCATCGCGACCGTGTACCAGGACCTCGCCGTGGTGCCGCTGATGAGTGTCTGGCGGAACTTCTTCCTCGGCTCGGAGCCGACGACCGGGTTCGGCCCGTTCAAGATGCTCGACCGGAAGAAGGGCCGCGAGACGACCAAGAAGGCGCTGTCCGACATGGGCATCGACCTGCGGGACGTCGAGCAGCCGGTCGGGACGCTCTCGGGCGGTGAACGCCAGTGCGTCGCGATCGCGCGGGCGGTGTACTTCGGCGCGAAGGTGCTGATCCTCGACGAGCCGACGGCTGCGTTGGGCGTCAAGCAGGCCGGGGTCGTGCTGAAGTACGTCGCTCAGGCGCGTGACCGCGGCCTCGGCGTCGTGCTCATCACGCACAACCCGCACCACGCCTACCCGGTCGCCGACCGGTTCCTGCTGCTCAAGCGGGGTGCCGCGCTCGGGCACTACGAGAAGTCCGACATCGACATCAACGAACTGACCCGGCAGATGGCGGGCGGTGCGGAACTGGAAGCCCTGGAACACGAGCTGCGGCAGGTGGAGAAGGCGTGA
- a CDS encoding ABC transporter permease yields MLVFVFFSVVTGQFLSPLGVATWLDDSSTLGIMAVVVALLMVGGEFDLSAGVMTASTSLVTAILATQAGWNVWLALFASLVFALGVGAFNGWLVMKTGLPSFIVTLGSFLALQGLNLGVTRLVTNTVQVSGMRSTSGYESAGGLFASTFDIGGTEFQSSIVWWIVVTAIAAWLLVRTRFGNWIFAVGGSQVSARSVGVPVVRTKILLFMGTALGAWLVGSINILRFASVQANQGIGLEFQYIIAAVIGGCLLTGGFGSAVGAAIGALIFGMARQGIVFAQWNSDWFMLFLGVMLLAAVLVNNAFRRRAERVRR; encoded by the coding sequence GTGCTGGTCTTCGTCTTCTTCTCCGTGGTCACCGGCCAGTTCCTCAGCCCGCTGGGCGTGGCGACCTGGCTCGACGACTCGTCGACCCTGGGCATCATGGCCGTCGTGGTCGCGCTGCTCATGGTCGGCGGCGAGTTCGACCTGTCGGCCGGCGTGATGACGGCGTCGACGTCGCTGGTCACGGCGATCCTGGCGACGCAGGCGGGCTGGAACGTCTGGCTCGCGCTGTTCGCGTCGCTGGTCTTCGCGCTCGGCGTCGGCGCGTTCAACGGCTGGCTGGTGATGAAGACCGGGCTGCCCAGCTTCATCGTCACGCTGGGGTCGTTCCTGGCCCTGCAGGGACTCAACCTCGGCGTGACGCGGCTGGTCACCAACACCGTCCAGGTGTCGGGCATGCGCTCGACCAGCGGGTACGAGTCGGCCGGCGGGCTGTTCGCGTCCACGTTCGACATCGGCGGCACGGAGTTCCAGTCGTCGATCGTGTGGTGGATCGTCGTCACGGCGATCGCCGCGTGGCTGCTGGTGCGGACCCGGTTCGGCAACTGGATCTTCGCGGTCGGCGGGTCGCAGGTGTCGGCCCGCTCGGTCGGCGTGCCGGTGGTGCGCACGAAGATCCTGCTGTTCATGGGCACCGCGCTCGGCGCGTGGCTGGTCGGCTCGATCAACATCCTGCGGTTCGCCAGCGTGCAGGCGAACCAGGGCATCGGGCTGGAGTTCCAGTACATCATCGCGGCGGTGATCGGCGGCTGCCTGCTGACCGGCGGTTTCGGTTCGGCGGTGGGCGCGGCGATCGGCGCGCTGATCTTCGGCATGGCGCGCCAGGGCATCGTGTTCGCGCAGTGGAACAGCGACTGGTTCATGCTGTTCCTCGGCGTCATGCTGCTGGCCGCGGTCCTGGTCAACAATGCCTTCCGGCGCCGCGCGGAGAGGGTACGCCGATGA
- a CDS encoding sugar ABC transporter substrate-binding protein, with product MFSFRKLAVAAAITATGLVLAACSGPTADNSKSSSSGSPSAAAPSSGGPLKVAVVTHGSAGDAFWNVVKNGAEQAGKDLNVGVDYFSDGDPSNQARLIDNAVAQKVGGLVVSMANPQALQTSIQNAVKAGIPVITINSGEDFSAQFGAIAHVGQSEGLAGQGAGQRLKAAGKTKLLCVIHEAGNIGQNQRCDGAKQAFGNVTTLQVDISNPTDAQSRIRGALQSDPSIDAVLALNSQVAARAVSAAKEASSKAQVATFDLNADVVAAIKDGTILFAVDQQQYEQGYLPIVFLKLYKENGNTIGGGHPVQTGPGFVDKTNIDTVAPYAQRGTR from the coding sequence GTGTTCTCTTTCCGGAAACTGGCCGTGGCGGCCGCGATCACCGCCACCGGGCTGGTGCTCGCCGCCTGCAGCGGCCCCACCGCCGACAACTCGAAGAGCAGCAGCTCCGGTTCCCCGTCCGCGGCGGCCCCGAGTTCGGGCGGCCCGTTGAAGGTCGCCGTCGTCACGCACGGCAGCGCCGGTGACGCCTTCTGGAACGTCGTGAAGAACGGCGCCGAGCAGGCGGGCAAGGACCTGAACGTCGGCGTCGACTACTTCTCCGACGGCGACCCGAGCAACCAGGCCCGGCTGATCGACAACGCCGTCGCGCAGAAGGTCGGCGGCCTGGTCGTGTCGATGGCGAACCCGCAGGCCCTGCAGACGTCGATCCAGAACGCCGTCAAGGCCGGCATCCCGGTCATCACGATCAACTCCGGTGAGGACTTCAGCGCCCAGTTCGGCGCCATCGCCCACGTCGGCCAGAGCGAGGGCCTCGCCGGCCAGGGCGCCGGCCAGCGGCTCAAGGCGGCCGGCAAGACGAAGCTGCTGTGCGTCATCCACGAGGCCGGCAACATCGGCCAGAACCAGCGTTGCGACGGCGCGAAGCAGGCCTTCGGCAACGTCACCACGCTGCAGGTCGACATCTCCAACCCGACCGACGCGCAGTCGCGGATCCGCGGCGCGCTGCAGTCCGACCCGTCGATCGACGCGGTGCTGGCGCTGAACTCGCAGGTCGCGGCCCGCGCGGTGAGCGCGGCGAAGGAAGCGAGCTCGAAGGCCCAGGTCGCCACGTTCGACCTCAACGCCGACGTCGTCGCGGCCATCAAGGACGGCACCATCCTCTTCGCCGTCGACCAGCAGCAGTACGAGCAGGGCTACCTGCCGATCGTGTTCCTCAAGCTGTACAAGGAAAACGGCAACACCATCGGCGGCGGCCACCCGGTGCAGACCGGCCCCGGCTTCGTCGATAAGACCAACATCGACACGGTGGCCCCCTACGCGCAGCGCGGCACGCGATGA
- a CDS encoding TIM barrel protein, producing the protein MTATIRVAAAPISWGVCEVPGWGRVLDAATVLGEMAALGVQATELGPPGYLPRDPAELRELLTGYDLTLVGGFLAVVLHENQENALKEAEESAALFAACGGDVLVLAAATGLDGYDDRPKLGDAEWATLVGTAGMIRDIAAAHGLRTVLHPHVGTHVEQQAEVERFLADSDLGLCLDTGHLMIGGTDPVELAKRYPERVGHVHLKDVREDLAAEVRAGRLGYTDAVGRGIYTPLGEGDVDVASMVRSVQAAGYDGWYVLEQDTALGEESPDDLPRRDTERSLAHLAKIIDSL; encoded by the coding sequence GTGACAGCGACGATCCGCGTGGCCGCCGCCCCGATCTCCTGGGGCGTCTGCGAAGTCCCGGGCTGGGGCCGGGTGCTGGACGCGGCGACCGTGCTCGGCGAGATGGCGGCGCTCGGCGTCCAGGCCACCGAGCTGGGGCCACCCGGGTACCTCCCCCGCGACCCCGCCGAGCTGCGGGAGCTGCTGACCGGATACGACCTGACACTCGTCGGCGGCTTCCTCGCCGTCGTCCTCCACGAAAACCAGGAGAACGCGCTCAAGGAAGCGGAAGAATCCGCCGCGCTCTTCGCCGCCTGCGGGGGTGACGTCCTCGTGCTGGCCGCCGCGACCGGGCTCGACGGCTACGACGACCGCCCGAAGCTCGGCGATGCCGAATGGGCGACGCTCGTCGGCACCGCGGGCATGATCCGCGACATCGCCGCCGCCCACGGCCTGCGCACCGTGCTGCACCCGCACGTCGGGACGCACGTGGAGCAGCAGGCCGAGGTCGAGCGCTTCCTCGCCGATTCCGATCTCGGCTTGTGCCTCGACACCGGGCACCTGATGATCGGCGGGACGGATCCGGTCGAGCTGGCGAAGCGGTATCCCGAACGGGTAGGGCACGTGCATCTGAAGGACGTCCGAGAAGACCTGGCGGCCGAGGTCCGCGCGGGCAGGCTCGGCTACACCGACGCGGTCGGGCGGGGCATCTACACCCCGCTCGGCGAGGGGGATGTGGACGTGGCGTCGATGGTGCGCTCCGTCCAGGCGGCCGGCTACGACGGCTGGTACGTCCTCGAACAGGACACCGCCCTCGGCGAGGAGAGCCCCGACGACCTACCCCGGCGGGACACCGAACGCAGCCTGGCCCACCTCGCGAAGATCATCGACTCCCTCTGA
- a CDS encoding LacI family DNA-binding transcriptional regulator, whose translation MVRPTMEDVAERAGVSRALVSLVMNNSPKVSDARRAAVLRAAEELGYQPHVMARSLASRTSTVLGVMVNDLRNAFFADIVEELDTAAQAAGFDLILNTGGRSPTREWNALHNLLSFRPAGIILLSPVVPASAIQVAARQCPVVLVSRTARASTVDTVNDDGEAGSALAVDHLVGLGHRRIAHLDGGGAAGAAQRRRGFESAMRRHGLEPIVVRSEHTDIGGEKAVRELLAAYSRAELPTGLVSGNDFNAVGAISALEEAGLRVPEDVSVVGYDNTSLAALRHLSLTTIDQPRKDMARLAFEALIERVRGERTEPVRHLLHPSLVVRATTAGFSQTGGAAR comes from the coding sequence ATGGTGCGTCCGACGATGGAGGACGTCGCCGAACGGGCGGGAGTTTCCCGCGCGCTGGTCTCCCTGGTGATGAACAATTCACCGAAGGTCTCCGACGCCCGCCGCGCGGCCGTGTTGCGCGCGGCCGAGGAACTCGGCTACCAGCCGCACGTGATGGCGCGGTCGCTGGCCAGCCGCACGTCGACGGTGCTCGGCGTGATGGTCAACGACCTGCGCAACGCCTTCTTCGCCGACATCGTCGAAGAGCTGGACACCGCCGCGCAGGCGGCGGGGTTCGACCTGATCCTCAACACCGGTGGCCGCAGTCCCACGCGTGAGTGGAACGCCCTGCACAACCTGCTTTCCTTCCGCCCGGCCGGGATCATCCTGCTCTCCCCGGTCGTCCCGGCCTCGGCGATCCAGGTCGCGGCCCGGCAGTGCCCGGTCGTCCTGGTCTCCCGGACGGCCCGTGCGTCCACAGTGGACACGGTGAACGACGACGGCGAGGCGGGGTCCGCACTGGCCGTCGACCACCTGGTCGGCCTCGGGCACCGGCGCATCGCCCACCTCGACGGCGGCGGCGCGGCCGGAGCGGCGCAGCGGCGGCGCGGCTTCGAGTCGGCGATGCGGCGGCACGGTCTCGAGCCGATCGTCGTGCGCAGCGAGCACACCGACATCGGGGGCGAGAAGGCCGTGCGGGAGCTGCTGGCCGCGTACTCGCGTGCGGAGCTGCCGACGGGCTTGGTTTCCGGCAACGACTTCAACGCCGTGGGGGCGATCTCGGCGCTGGAGGAGGCCGGGCTGCGCGTGCCCGAGGACGTTTCGGTCGTCGGCTACGACAACACCTCGCTCGCCGCGCTGCGGCACCTTTCCCTGACCACGATCGACCAGCCGCGCAAGGACATGGCGCGGCTGGCCTTCGAAGCGCTGATCGAGCGCGTCCGCGGGGAACGCACGGAGCCGGTCCGGCACCTGCTGCACCCGTCTCTGGTGGTCCGGGCGACCACTGCCGGGTTTTCTCAGACAGGAGGAGCTGCACGATGA
- a CDS encoding Gfo/Idh/MocA family protein, translating into MRLGLAGTGRIGTAHAETLKGFEEVESVVVADVDTARAAAAAAKLGVESMSLDELFAAGLDGLVVTAATDAHPGLIIAAVDAGIPVFCEKPVAADIPGTLAVIDRIDASDVPVQIGFQRRFDAGYAAARAAVASGELGWLHTLRATTFDPAPPPAEYVAHSGGLFRDCGVHDFDIVRWVSGREVTEVYAVGANRGERFFVDAGDVDTAAATLTLDDGTLATVSLTRYNGAGYDVRLDVLGSVSGVVVGLDDRAPLRSVEPGVAPLPGPAYPGFMERFRPAYTTELRAFLDVVAGRAPSPCVAANALEAFYIAEACEVSRRERRPVQLAEVRR; encoded by the coding sequence ATGAGGTTGGGATTGGCGGGCACCGGCCGGATCGGCACCGCGCACGCGGAGACGCTGAAGGGCTTCGAGGAGGTCGAGTCGGTCGTCGTGGCCGACGTCGACACCGCGCGAGCCGCGGCTGCGGCCGCGAAGCTCGGCGTCGAATCGATGTCCCTCGACGAGCTGTTCGCCGCGGGACTGGACGGCCTGGTCGTCACGGCGGCCACGGACGCGCACCCCGGCCTGATCATCGCCGCGGTCGACGCGGGCATCCCGGTGTTCTGCGAGAAGCCGGTGGCCGCGGACATCCCCGGCACCCTGGCCGTCATCGACCGGATCGACGCGTCGGACGTCCCGGTCCAGATCGGCTTCCAGCGCCGGTTCGACGCGGGCTACGCGGCGGCGCGGGCGGCCGTCGCGTCGGGCGAGCTGGGCTGGCTGCACACGCTGCGCGCGACGACGTTCGACCCGGCGCCCCCGCCGGCGGAGTACGTGGCGCACTCGGGCGGGCTGTTCCGCGACTGCGGCGTGCACGACTTCGACATCGTCCGCTGGGTCAGCGGCCGCGAGGTCACCGAGGTGTACGCGGTCGGCGCCAACCGCGGCGAGCGGTTCTTCGTCGACGCGGGCGACGTCGACACGGCGGCGGCGACGCTGACCCTGGACGACGGCACCCTGGCGACGGTGTCGCTGACCCGCTACAACGGCGCGGGCTACGACGTGCGTCTCGACGTGCTGGGCTCGGTCTCGGGGGTCGTCGTGGGCCTGGACGACCGGGCGCCGCTGCGGTCGGTGGAGCCGGGCGTGGCGCCGCTGCCGGGCCCGGCGTACCCGGGGTTCATGGAGCGCTTCCGCCCGGCGTACACGACGGAGCTGCGAGCGTTCCTCGACGTCGTCGCGGGCCGGGCACCTTCGCCGTGCGTCGCGGCCAACGCGCTCGAAGCGTTCTACATCGCCGAAGCTTGCGAAGTGTCACGCCGGGAACGCCGTCCGGTCCAGCTGGCAGAGGTCCGCCGCTAG
- the asnB gene encoding asparagine synthase (glutamine-hydrolyzing), translating into MCGIAGWVSYDADLTRRQDVVDAMTGTMACRGPDDSGTWVRRHVALGHRRLAIIDLPGGRQPMAVHTPRGDIAMVYSGETYNFTELKAELTKLGHTWETDSDTEVVLHGYLQWGDEVVDHLNGMYAFAIWDERDDRLVMIRDRMGIKPFYYYPTADGVLFGSEPKAILANPLARKVVDTDGLRELMAFTKQPGWSLWKGMEEVRPGTIVTVSREGVRTRTYWKLDAKQHTDDQETTVARVRELMTDIVHRQLVADVPRCVLLSGGLDSSAVTGLAAARLASQGEQLRTFSVDFFGQEENFKPDEMRDTADSPFVRDVASLVGSAHQDVVLNPAELTDPEVRRAVLRARDIPAGLGDMDTSLYLLFKAIRGESTVALSGESADEVFGGYRWFFDEAAVNADMFPWIAFRTAMMTDRTSIYTPELMAKMDLEAYLRDEYRSAVASVEHLDGESAVEARMRTICHLHLTRFVRMLLDRKDRASMAVGLEVRVPFCDHRLVEYVYNTPWSLKTFDGREKSLLRHATSHVLPESVAQRVKSPYPSTQDPGYAAALQQQAKEVLAEPGHAVFDLVDRSWAHRVSEADPTTMDPAARVGLDRLLDLYHWLEMYTPELQLA; encoded by the coding sequence ATGTGCGGTATCGCCGGCTGGGTTTCCTACGACGCCGACCTCACCCGCCGCCAGGACGTCGTCGACGCCATGACGGGGACGATGGCCTGCCGGGGGCCGGACGACTCGGGGACCTGGGTGCGCCGCCACGTCGCGCTCGGTCACCGGCGGCTGGCCATCATCGACCTGCCCGGCGGCCGCCAGCCGATGGCGGTCCACACGCCGCGCGGCGACATCGCGATGGTCTACAGCGGTGAGACCTACAACTTCACCGAACTGAAGGCCGAACTGACGAAGCTGGGCCACACCTGGGAAACCGACAGCGACACCGAAGTGGTGCTGCACGGCTACCTGCAGTGGGGCGACGAGGTCGTCGACCACCTCAACGGCATGTACGCCTTCGCGATCTGGGACGAGCGCGACGACCGGCTCGTCATGATCCGCGACCGGATGGGCATCAAGCCGTTCTACTACTACCCCACGGCCGACGGCGTCCTGTTCGGCTCCGAGCCGAAGGCGATCCTCGCCAACCCGCTGGCGCGGAAGGTCGTCGACACCGACGGGCTGCGCGAGCTGATGGCGTTCACCAAGCAGCCCGGCTGGTCGCTGTGGAAGGGCATGGAAGAGGTCAGGCCGGGCACGATCGTCACCGTGTCCCGCGAAGGCGTCCGGACCCGCACGTACTGGAAGCTGGACGCGAAGCAGCACACCGACGACCAGGAGACGACGGTCGCCCGCGTGCGCGAGCTGATGACCGACATCGTGCACCGGCAGCTCGTCGCCGACGTCCCCCGCTGCGTGCTGCTCTCGGGTGGTTTGGACTCCAGCGCCGTCACGGGCCTGGCCGCGGCCCGGCTCGCTTCTCAGGGTGAGCAGCTGCGGACGTTCTCCGTCGACTTCTTCGGCCAGGAGGAGAACTTCAAGCCGGACGAGATGCGCGACACCGCGGACTCGCCGTTCGTGCGCGATGTCGCCTCACTGGTGGGATCCGCCCACCAGGACGTAGTGCTGAACCCGGCCGAGCTGACCGACCCCGAGGTGCGGCGCGCGGTGCTGCGGGCGCGGGACATCCCGGCCGGCCTCGGCGACATGGACACGTCGCTGTACCTGCTGTTCAAGGCGATCCGCGGCGAGTCGACGGTGGCGCTGTCGGGCGAGTCGGCCGACGAGGTGTTCGGCGGCTACCGCTGGTTCTTCGACGAGGCCGCGGTCAACGCGGACATGTTCCCCTGGATCGCCTTCCGCACCGCGATGATGACCGACCGGACGTCGATCTACACGCCCGAGCTGATGGCGAAGATGGACCTGGAGGCCTACCTGCGGGACGAGTACCGCTCCGCGGTCGCCTCCGTTGAACACCTGGACGGCGAGTCCGCGGTCGAGGCCCGGATGCGGACGATCTGCCACCTGCACCTGACCCGGTTCGTGCGGATGCTCCTGGACCGCAAGGACCGCGCGTCGATGGCGGTGGGCCTGGAGGTCCGCGTCCCGTTCTGCGACCACCGGCTGGTCGAGTACGTGTACAACACGCCGTGGTCGCTGAAGACGTTCGACGGCCGCGAGAAGAGCCTGCTGCGGCACGCCACTTCGCACGTCCTGCCGGAGTCGGTGGCCCAGCGGGTCAAGAGCCCGTACCCGTCGACGCAGGACCCGGGCTACGCGGCGGCGTTGCAGCAGCAGGCCAAGGAGGTCCTGGCCGAGCCCGGCCACGCGGTGTTCGACCTGGTCGACCGGTCGTGGGCGCACCGGGTGTCCGAAGCGGACCCGACGACCATGGACCCGGCGGCCCGGGTCGGCCTGGACCGCCTGCTGGACCTGTACCACTGGCTCGAGATGTACACCCCGGAGCTGCAGCTCGCCTGA
- a CDS encoding sensor histidine kinase, which translates to MTTENVPKPRRGELRIYLGAAPGVGKTFAMLGEARRRLDRGTDVVVGLVETHGRTRTAELLDGLEVVPRRRAGHRGREFEEMDLDAVLARAPEVAVVDELAHTNVPGSRNAKRWQDVDTLLEAGIDVLSTVNVQHLQSLNDVVERITGVTQHETVPDEVVRRAEQLELVDITPEALRRRLAHGNVYPAERIDAALGNYFRPGNLTALRELALLWVADQVDVALQRYRAEQRITDTWEARERVVVSITGGPESETLIRRASRIATRAGAELQVVHILRGDGLAGIGPSGLARCRKLAEEVGATFHTVVGDDVPAALLDFARGVNATQLVIGTSRRSRVARLFDEGIGASVVRRSGPIDVHMVTHAQAGGRLRAGLAASPLGLSRLVVGWVLGIALPVLVTLIGVFVPSGLDFATDVISYVLATVIVALVGGLGPALVAAVLGAGLLNFFFTPPLYTLNVHTPQNLVTLIAMVVVAVLVALVVDQAARRAAQAAVARTEAALLASYARTVLTHSNPIERLLQKVRENFVLTSVTLLEKQDGEWQCVATAGEHPCADPDEADVDIAVTADVHLTLRGRALPAADRRVLEAVAGQALLALRQQRAAAAAARAERKAEATELRTTLLSAVGHDLRTPLTSIKASIGSLRAADLELSEDDTAELMEAIELSADRLAGLIDNLLDSSRLATGAVKPHLRPVGYDEVVAHALSNVDGSDAVQVAIDDQLPSVLADPGLLERVVANVLDNALRHGGAPVSARASAHSGRVELRIVDHGKGLRKGAADSAFAPFQRLGGDRDTTPGVGLGLSVAKGFAEAMGGTIRAEDTPGGGLTIVVSLPEHSVSHEEVEEGVR; encoded by the coding sequence GTGACCACCGAGAACGTGCCCAAGCCGCGCCGAGGGGAGCTGAGGATCTACCTCGGCGCGGCTCCGGGCGTCGGCAAGACCTTCGCCATGCTCGGCGAAGCCCGGCGGCGCCTCGACCGCGGCACCGACGTCGTCGTCGGCCTGGTGGAGACGCACGGCCGGACCCGGACCGCCGAGCTGCTCGACGGCCTGGAGGTCGTCCCGCGGCGGCGCGCCGGGCACCGCGGCCGCGAGTTCGAGGAGATGGACCTCGACGCCGTCCTGGCCCGCGCGCCCGAAGTCGCGGTCGTCGACGAGCTCGCGCACACCAACGTGCCGGGTTCGCGCAACGCCAAGCGCTGGCAGGACGTGGACACTCTGCTCGAGGCCGGCATCGACGTGCTCTCCACGGTCAACGTGCAGCACCTGCAGAGCCTCAACGACGTCGTCGAGCGGATCACCGGCGTCACCCAGCACGAGACCGTGCCGGACGAGGTCGTCCGCCGCGCCGAGCAGCTGGAGCTGGTCGACATCACCCCGGAGGCCCTGCGGCGGCGGCTCGCCCACGGCAACGTCTACCCGGCCGAGCGGATCGACGCCGCGCTCGGCAACTACTTCCGCCCCGGCAACCTCACCGCGCTGCGCGAACTGGCGCTGCTCTGGGTGGCCGACCAGGTCGACGTCGCCCTGCAGCGCTACCGCGCCGAGCAGCGGATCACCGACACGTGGGAAGCCCGCGAACGCGTCGTCGTCTCGATCACCGGCGGCCCGGAGAGCGAGACGCTCATCCGCCGAGCCAGCCGGATCGCCACCCGCGCCGGCGCCGAGCTGCAGGTGGTGCACATCCTGCGCGGGGACGGCCTGGCCGGGATCGGGCCATCCGGGCTGGCTCGCTGCCGCAAGCTCGCCGAGGAGGTGGGGGCGACGTTCCACACGGTCGTCGGCGACGACGTGCCGGCCGCCCTGCTGGACTTCGCCCGCGGGGTCAACGCGACCCAGCTGGTGATCGGGACCTCGCGCCGCTCCCGCGTGGCCCGGCTGTTCGACGAGGGCATCGGCGCTTCGGTGGTCCGGCGATCGGGGCCGATCGACGTGCACATGGTCACCCACGCGCAAGCGGGCGGCCGCCTGCGGGCCGGGTTGGCCGCGAGCCCGCTGGGCCTCTCACGGCTGGTCGTGGGCTGGGTGCTGGGCATCGCGCTGCCGGTGCTGGTCACCCTGATCGGCGTCTTCGTACCGAGCGGGCTCGACTTCGCCACCGACGTGATCTCCTACGTGCTGGCCACGGTGATCGTCGCCCTGGTCGGCGGCCTCGGCCCGGCGCTGGTCGCGGCCGTGCTCGGCGCCGGGCTGCTCAACTTCTTCTTCACCCCGCCGCTGTACACGCTCAACGTGCACACCCCGCAGAACCTCGTGACGCTGATCGCGATGGTCGTGGTCGCGGTGCTCGTCGCGCTGGTCGTCGACCAGGCCGCGCGCCGGGCCGCGCAGGCAGCGGTGGCGCGGACCGAGGCGGCGCTGCTGGCGTCCTACGCGCGGACGGTGCTGACCCACTCGAACCCGATCGAGCGGCTGCTGCAGAAGGTCCGTGAGAACTTCGTGCTGACGTCGGTGACGCTGCTGGAAAAGCAGGACGGGGAGTGGCAGTGCGTGGCGACCGCGGGGGAGCACCCGTGCGCCGACCCGGACGAGGCCGACGTCGACATCGCCGTCACCGCCGACGTGCACCTGACCCTGCGCGGGCGGGCGCTCCCGGCCGCGGACCGGCGGGTGCTGGAAGCCGTGGCCGGGCAGGCCCTGCTGGCCCTGCGGCAACAGCGCGCGGCGGCCGCCGCGGCCCGCGCCGAGCGCAAGGCCGAAGCCACCGAGCTGCGCACGACACTGCTTTCCGCGGTCGGGCACGACCTGCGCACGCCGCTGACGTCGATCAAGGCGTCGATCGGCAGCCTGCGCGCCGCCGACCTCGAACTGTCCGAAGACGACACGGCGGAGCTGATGGAGGCGATCGAGCTGTCGGCCGACCGGCTCGCCGGGCTCATCGACAACCTCCTGGACTCCTCGCGGCTGGCCACCGGCGCGGTGAAGCCGCACCTGCGCCCGGTCGGGTACGACGAGGTCGTCGCCCACGCGTTGTCCAATGTGGATGGTTCGGACGCGGTGCAGGTCGCGATCGACGACCAGCTGCCGTCGGTGCTCGCCGACCCCGGCCTGCTGGAACGTGTGGTGGCGAACGTGCTGGACAACGCCCTGCGCCACGGCGGGGCACCGGTTTCCGCGCGGGCCAGCGCGCACTCCGGCCGGGTCGAACTGCGGATCGTCGACCACGGCAAGGGGCTGCGCAAGGGGGCCGCGGACTCGGCGTTCGCACCGTTCCAGCGCCTCGGCGGCGACCGGGACACGACCCCCGGCGTCGGGCTCGGGCTGTCCGTCGCGAAGGGGTTCGCCGAGGCGATGGGCGGCACGATCCGCGCCGAGGACACGCCGGGCGGAGGGCTCACGATCGTGGTTTCCCTGCCCGAGCACAGTGTCAGCCACGAAGAAGTCGAGGAGGGGGTGCGATGA
- a CDS encoding response regulator, whose product MSDPGATVLVVDDEPQIVRALRINLTARGYKVITAHDGTAALKAVAETRPDVVVLDLGLPDLDGTEVIAGLRGWTTVPIIVLSARVDSSDKVEALDAGADDYVTKPFGMDELLARLRAAVRRSAVTGADDADAVVDTSSFSVDLAAKRVRRHDGEEVHLTKTEWGVLELLVRNRGRLVAQKQLLHEVWGPSYETESHYLRVYLAQLRRKLEPEPSRPRHLLTEPGMGYRFEV is encoded by the coding sequence ATGAGCGACCCGGGCGCCACCGTGCTGGTGGTGGACGACGAGCCGCAGATCGTGCGGGCACTGCGGATCAACCTGACCGCCCGCGGCTACAAGGTGATCACCGCGCACGACGGCACGGCCGCGCTCAAGGCGGTCGCCGAGACCAGGCCCGACGTCGTCGTGCTCGACCTCGGCCTGCCCGACCTCGACGGCACCGAGGTGATCGCCGGCCTGCGCGGCTGGACGACGGTCCCGATCATCGTGCTGTCGGCCCGCGTCGACTCCTCGGACAAGGTCGAGGCCCTCGACGCGGGCGCCGACGACTACGTGACGAAGCCGTTCGGCATGGACGAGCTGCTGGCCCGGCTCCGGGCGGCGGTCCGCCGGTCCGCGGTGACCGGCGCCGATGACGCGGACGCGGTGGTGGACACGTCGTCGTTCAGCGTGGATCTGGCGGCGAAGAGGGTCCGCCGCCACGACGGCGAGGAAGTCCACCTGACGAAGACGGAGTGGGGCGTGCTGGAGCTGCTGGTCCGCAACCGCGGCCGGCTGGTGGCGCAGAAGCAGCTCCTGCACGAGGTGTGGGGCCCGTCGTACGAGACGGAGTCGCACTACCTGCGGGTGTACCTGGCCCAGCTGCGGCGCAAGCTGGAGCCGGAGCCCTCGCGGCCCCGGCACCTGCTGACCGAGCCGGGGATGGGGTACCGCTTCGAGGTCTAG